A genomic segment from Legionella micdadei encodes:
- the yhbY gene encoding ribosome assembly RNA-binding protein YhbY: MDTAFKQALKAKAHHLKPVVLLGAKGLTPAVIEETNVALLAHELIKVKINGVEKEDRQVIAAELCTQLHAELVQLIGNTAILYRKNEEKK, from the coding sequence ATGGATACTGCATTCAAACAAGCTTTAAAAGCCAAGGCTCACCATTTAAAACCAGTTGTCCTTTTAGGTGCTAAAGGTCTCACTCCCGCGGTTATTGAAGAAACTAATGTTGCCTTATTGGCTCACGAACTAATTAAAGTCAAAATCAATGGGGTCGAGAAAGAAGACAGGCAAGTGATTGCCGCCGAGCTTTGTACCCAGCTACATGCTGAGTTAGTTCAGCTCATCGGTAATACGGCAATTCTCTATCGCAAAAATGAAGAGAAGAAGTAA